From Nicotiana tabacum cultivar K326 chromosome 15, ASM71507v2, whole genome shotgun sequence, the proteins below share one genomic window:
- the LOC107804172 gene encoding trihelix transcription factor ENAP1-like, which produces MDDNEDNGRYPPSPYGMNQGYGSSNRQKLPVRDTSYSRHVDDQYVEEADNDEDVDDEEEEDDDDDENGVQRIGKDVFEDDDDDDYGDSQRHQKKRKLKSLLSSYEFAPRVPPPSTAAPTAPKPSFGGRNPLSDWSEHETFILLEAWGDRFVRHGRKSLRSDEWQEVAEKVSQGSKLERTDTQCRNRLDTLKKKYKKEKMKFAENGCNTSKWVYFKKMDMLLTSTPQLAGVSCGVDSGEYVFMSSKVSLNRANGLDEMRDSPNNSGSADGDDDDSEDLPPKRSRNGQSRGNGASFKLIADSIHKFSEIYVKIENSKRQQMLELEKMRMDFHRDLEMQKRQIVERAHAEIARIRQGRDEENDISAENVSG; this is translated from the coding sequence ATGGATGACAATGAGGATAATGGGAGATATCCTCCCAGCCCTTATGGCATGAATCAGGGTTATGGGTCATCCAATCGCCAGAAGCTTCCTGTCCGCGACACGTCTTATTCAAGGCATGTCGATGATCAGTATGTTGAGGAGGCGGATAATGATGAAGATGTTgatgacgaagaagaagaagatgatgatgacgaCGAAAATGGTGTTCAGCGGATAGGGAAAGATGTGTTTGaggatgatgatgacgatgattaTGGTGATTCACAAAGGCATCAAAAGAAGAGGAAGTTAAAGAGCTTGTTATCAAGTTACGAGTTTGCACCTCGAGTACCACCACCATCTACTGCAGCTCCAACCGCTCCGAAACCTTCATTTGGTGGGAGGAATCCTCTTTCTGATTGGTCTGAACACGAGACGTTTATTTTGCTGGAAGCGTGGGGGGATAGGTTTGTTCGACATGGGAGGAAGAGTCTTCGATCAGATGAATGGCAAGAAGTTGCAGAAAAAGTGTCACAGGGGTCAAAACTTGAGAGGACAGACACCCAATGTCGTAACCGTTTGGATACTctaaaaaagaaatacaaaaaggagaagatgaagtttgcGGAGAATGGATGTAACACCAGTAAGTGGGTGTACTTCAAAAAGATGGACATGTTACTAACGTCAACTCCACAGCTAGCGGGTGTTTCATGTGGAGTGGACTCCGGTGAGTATGTTTTCATGAGCTCCAAAGTTTCTTTGAATCGTGCCAATGGTTTGGATGAGATGAGGGACAGTCCTAATAACTCGGGATCTGCTGATGGTGACGATGATGATTCTGAGGATCTTCCACCAAAAAGATCAAGAAATGGACAATCAAGAGGGAATGGAGCTTCTTTCAAACTAATAGCAGATTCCATCCATAAATTTAGTGAGATATATGTGAAGATTGAGAATAGCAAGAGACAGCAAATGCTGGAACTGGAGAAAATGAGGATGGACTTTCACAGAGACTTGGAAATGCAAAAGAGGCAGATTGTGGAGCGAGCACACGCAGAAATTGCAAGAATACGCCAAGGAAGAGATGAAGAGAATGACATTTCTGCTGAAAATGTTAGTGGATGA